A genomic segment from Deinococcus sp. YIM 77859 encodes:
- the infB gene encoding translation initiation factor IF-2, with amino-acid sequence MSKVRIYTLAKDLGVDNAKMLEILDNLGVAYKSVSSTIEEETVELIKEMLAEERAPQTAEAAPVQAAPAPAPTEAQNAPQAAATATAERAPQTPVNAKPEIPHRAPVVTIMGHVDHGKTSLLDYIRKTKVAAKEAGGITQHVGAFEAKTSKGKIVFIDTPGHEAFTTIRARGANVADIAVIVIAADDSLMPQTREAIAHAQAAKVPMIVAINKVDLPQADPERVKTDLTQLNLVPEEYGGDLIVVPVSAKTGEGVEDLLEYISLTAELEDLRADPKGEFRGVVIESRVDRQAGVLATVMVQEGTLRVGDFLVVGEHYGKVKALTDSNGGRVKEAGPSTPVQVLGFSEAPASGETVVSAKNEHAARELVAQRVEERRDAENARVQRKRTLEEMMGPLGETRTVNLILRADTQGSLEAIQGILAKKETEDVKLEVMLAGIGAPTEGDVLLASTADATILCFNVTASGGVKKAAEGRDIEIKSFRIIYELIDEVDRLIKGNVEPVFEERYLGRAEVRMVIRHPKSGNIAGSYVTDGILRRNARAKVTRGKQVVYEGTIVGLKRFKDDVREVQTGYECGINLDWNDVQEGDIIEASEMVEVTQA; translated from the coding sequence ATGTCAAAAGTTCGGATCTATACCCTCGCCAAGGACCTTGGCGTGGACAACGCAAAAATGCTCGAGATTCTCGATAACCTCGGCGTGGCGTACAAGAGTGTCAGCAGCACCATCGAGGAAGAGACGGTCGAGCTGATCAAGGAGATGCTGGCAGAAGAACGCGCTCCGCAGACGGCTGAAGCTGCGCCGGTTCAGGCCGCTCCTGCGCCTGCCCCAACAGAAGCGCAGAACGCGCCGCAGGCTGCCGCGACCGCGACCGCCGAACGCGCGCCACAGACGCCTGTGAACGCGAAGCCCGAGATCCCCCACCGTGCCCCGGTGGTCACCATCATGGGGCACGTCGACCACGGCAAGACCTCCCTCCTGGACTACATCCGCAAGACGAAGGTCGCCGCCAAGGAGGCGGGCGGCATCACCCAGCACGTCGGGGCCTTTGAGGCCAAGACCAGCAAGGGCAAGATCGTCTTTATTGACACGCCCGGCCACGAGGCCTTTACCACCATCCGGGCGCGCGGCGCGAACGTCGCGGACATCGCCGTGATTGTGATTGCCGCCGACGACTCGTTGATGCCGCAGACCCGCGAAGCGATCGCCCACGCGCAGGCGGCCAAGGTGCCCATGATCGTGGCGATCAACAAGGTGGACCTGCCGCAGGCCGACCCCGAGCGCGTCAAGACTGACCTCACCCAGCTCAACCTGGTCCCCGAGGAGTACGGTGGTGATCTGATCGTGGTGCCGGTCAGCGCCAAGACCGGCGAGGGTGTCGAGGACCTGCTGGAGTACATCTCCCTCACCGCTGAACTCGAGGACCTGCGGGCCGACCCCAAGGGTGAATTCAGGGGAGTTGTCATCGAGAGCCGGGTGGACCGGCAAGCGGGCGTCCTCGCGACCGTGATGGTGCAGGAGGGCACCCTGCGCGTCGGGGATTTTTTGGTCGTGGGTGAGCACTACGGCAAGGTCAAGGCGCTGACCGACAGTAACGGCGGCCGCGTCAAGGAGGCCGGGCCCAGCACGCCCGTGCAGGTTCTGGGCTTCAGTGAGGCTCCGGCCAGCGGTGAAACGGTGGTCAGCGCCAAAAACGAGCACGCCGCCCGCGAGCTGGTGGCGCAGCGCGTGGAAGAGCGCCGCGACGCGGAAAACGCCCGCGTGCAGCGCAAGCGGACGTTGGAAGAGATGATGGGACCGCTGGGCGAGACACGCACGGTCAACCTGATTCTGCGCGCCGACACCCAGGGCAGCCTGGAAGCCATTCAGGGCATCCTCGCCAAAAAGGAAACCGAGGACGTGAAGCTGGAGGTGATGCTTGCGGGCATCGGCGCCCCCACCGAGGGTGACGTGCTGCTGGCTTCCACTGCCGACGCGACCATCCTCTGCTTCAACGTGACCGCGTCGGGGGGGGTGAAAAAGGCCGCCGAGGGACGGGACATCGAGATCAAGAGCTTCCGGATCATCTACGAGCTGATCGACGAGGTGGACCGCCTGATCAAGGGGAACGTCGAACCCGTCTTCGAGGAACGCTACCTGGGCCGCGCCGAGGTTCGTATGGTGATTCGTCACCCCAAGAGCGGCAACATCGCCGGGTCCTACGTGACCGATGGAATCCTGCGGCGCAACGCCAGGGCAAAGGTGACGCGCGGCAAGCAGGTGGTGTATGAGGGCACCATTGTGGGCCTCAAGCGCTTCAAGGACGACGTCCGCGAGGTCCAGACCGGCTACGAGTGTGGCATCAACCTCGACTGGAACGACGTGCAGGAGGGCGACATCATCGAGGCCAGCGAGATGGTGGAAGTCACGCAGGCGTAA